In Ornithodoros turicata isolate Travis chromosome 1, ASM3712646v1, whole genome shotgun sequence, the DNA window CTTCAGCTTCATCGAGATATGCTGTTGGACATTGCAAAGCAGCGTTCCGTAAGCCTTACTTCGTTTCcggacaaaatacagaagccgacactgaagatttttgtttaagtttaatttgtacaagctttcgcgtggaggtccacgcttcctcaggtacaaagtgaagtggtgacacacataagtatatatagtatagacatatacactgctgtacaaagaaagggaaaaggaaaggagatatggtgccacatgtctgtgtacaatgaatagctgggcagacggataggtgacctctaaccgtttaagaacagtaaaaggtgttgttgtgaacaaaaaggctcgccaacccagtttcgcggaaggggggtcaggagtatgggaaacgagttgcccagaatggacaaaagggaaggttacggattatctaacggagtaccagacgatgactgaaagtggggattcaagaattgtgcacaaataaatatagatatatagctactaaatttacataagcggatataacgagccaggactaagattcagaccatttggtgtgagacacttaaattgcgaaattaagtaggactctctattcttacgtttaatgtcggtgcggaacccagattctagcaatataattttcaaatcagtttcaaaatcgtgattaggttgattgaagtgaatggcgacaggagtttggcgggcatttaggatatcaaatttgtggccataaaatcgttttctcattgtgttggaggtttcaccgatgtattgtgaattgcacttgccgcagaatatcaagtaacaaatattgggtgaattacagtggagtgaatgacgaattttcaaacagaagtcacccaaagtgctacgggcaatggtggacggcgcgataaatttacaggtctggcaccgtgtactaccacagggataacaacccggcgagcgcttcatcatgcatgatgacgtgaggatgtcgcgcaaatttttcgatctacggaatgctactaatgggggagcgggaaaaatttcctttagttgctcgtcagcatgtaatatattgaggtggcgtctaagaatggaattggtattgacaagtgatttatgatatgtggtggataaaactacattacttaagtcctctttgcgtttcggggtgaataaggactccctggataggctagatgatttggcaaacgagtcatggatgagttcaaatgggtaatttcttttttcgaaatcagataccatttgctgagcatgttttacaaaatcagtctgatctgagcagattcgtttcaggcgcaagaactgaccatatggaatactccttttctggtgattgggatgatagctttcatagtggagatactggcgcttgtccgttggtttcttgtatagttcagtggtcagcctaccagatttacatgacactgtcacatcaagaaagttgatggatgaccttgaatagttacaggtaaatttaattttgctatgcagagaattgaagtgatcaaaaaatgactgcagagatgcctcatcaccagaccagaggacaaaaatgtcgtcgatgaacctgagatatataagtggcttaagggggaaagaattgagggctgagttttcaaaacgacccatgaataaattggcataattaggtgaaacccgggagcccatggcagcgccatgaatttggacgaagtgttgatcgttgaatacgaagttattacagctaagaactagttctaaaagggggatgatagcgggcatgggaagaatatcggaagggtgagaattaaagcgacagtccggaGGTCTAGTGATTTTCGAATAACGACTGTATTAGATTCCAGACAGGACGTGTATGCTACATGTGAAACGAGAAAGCTTAATGCTTCCTCGTTGTtgagaaaatgaatttaattgtATGCGAATTCCATATCCGGTTTCGGTCTCCCCTGACCACGCCCGACACTAGTGACGTCACGAGTGTCGAGACAAAGCAGCGTCTGCTGCGGCGACGCGAGACGTAATGAAATCGAAAGTGTTTTCAGCATGAGCGCTACGGACGAAGAAGAGCTGCTTTCTGACAGCGACGACGACCTTTACTATGACAACTACGTCGAAGACGACTGTCCGTTTACCACAGACCCTTTACAAGTTACGCATGTACGCACGGAAGAATGCACGGATACGGACGATGAGGCTCCTTCGTCGCCGGAGATTCCCATTCAAGCAGCAGATTTGTTTAGGTGACAGCTCGTTGTCTGCACGCGAGTTTTGTGTCTGTTTACACGGCATATGTTGTTGAGCCAGCTTTCTGTATATCTTGTTTAGGTGTTGGTGCTTGGGCTGCAATCCGGAACGCCCAGATGAATTTCTGTGCTGCCGAAGCGTCGTGCTCATTTCCCAAATCTGTGACGAAAACAACATCGATTGCATTGCTCAGCATCATATGTTTCCACTGTTGTGCCTTAACCGCGAAATTCTCTCAGTTTTCGTACGGCACATGAGGCACTACATCCCCACCCAACTGGAGCAACACAGAGACGAGAACAGGTACTGTAATAACCATATATGTTTATACTTACTGAACCGTGTTAGTTTACATAACCACGAAAGTCTGAGGAGTACATGTAAAATTTCTAGAATACCCAACTAAGTTTCCGGACGGCACGAAGAAACTtatattcctttttctttttctgcagcACACTCCGGTTTGCAGCATATACCTTGTTTGTATGTTGGGTGTGGGGCCGCCTTGGCCGTGGACATCGCAGGCAAATACCCGGCTGCTGCGTATTAGCTATTCGCAGTGCATTTCCATCAGCAGTGTATCACGGGTATCAAGGTGGGAGAGATGCAACAAACAGTTCCGATGAGCAATCTATTGAAGTTGCTATGATTTGTATTGACCACCCAATGAATTTTTTCAGAGATTGCTCACTGTATGATTGGAGAACGATTTTGCTGTGCAGCCTTCCTTGAAACCTGGCTGTACTCTTGTACAAGCTACACAGAAACCAACCGTGAAAAACAAATaatttttatttacatttatttgCGTTGATAAAAAACACACATGTGATATATGGTGCAGATATTACAGGACTTTTGGATGTTTAGCAGAAGTTACAGGTCCATCCAAGGACCCATGTTGAAAAATGCGACAGGATTGTTTTATCATTGCATGTCTAGCACATTGTCCTAGACATCCTAAATCATAAGAGAAGTACGTGTGTTTACAGTACCCAGTTTTGAACCACTTATGGAATTTAGAAGCTTTCTTGTTATTATCTGCTTTGTATAATCATGTTCTTTCTCATTGCAGGATAATGCGTCGTAAGACTCATCAGCATGTAGTGTGCAGTATGTAAGGCTGGTGTGTATTGTGCACTCTGTTCATTTGATTGCAGattttatatttttgtgcaTTTGCAGCAAGTGCTGTGGAATAATTTATTTGTGAAAACTCTTTACTTTCATATAATTACATTTTAATTGTGCAAATAAATGGAGAGGACAATTATTATTCAGCATATTTGTGTCATTTAATTTCTCCACATTTGAACATTGTTTTAATGACCTTTATGATAGCGTACAATGCAAGATATACTTTTTTTCCCCATATGACACAATAGAGACACAAACCGATATTTAAAATGATGTTCAGCAAACAAAAAGTTAAAAGGAAAAACAGTTCTGCATGAATACACACCCATGTTGTGTATTCGAATTCTAACACGTAAGCTAAACAATGAAAGACAAGCCACATTTTCCAGGCTTATTTGAATCTGAATTTCGGTGTCGTCAGCACTGGAAGGCACCACTACGTTTGCAGACTTGATGGCAAGACCTCACCATATCTCAGAACTATTGAACAACCAGGGTTACAACTTGGACTGGTTGGTACAGTGCTGAACAAGAGTTTACGGAACGTGCTACGGTTTTTTCCTCCCTCAAAGTGATACGCCAGCAGGGAACAGGAcagtacggacttacagacatatgcCTAGGTAACTCGGTTACCTGCCACCATTCGCTGCAAAGCGTGTCACTCAGAGGAAGGAGTGCTTCACAGCATGCTCCGTGAACTTTTTTGTCGAGCACTGTACAAGAGAATAAACATGAATAGAGACCTAAATAAATGCTTGGTTGAATTCGGTGCTCTGTACATGTTGTGTAAGTCCTTTTATGAAGCCTGCCACCACGGGAGGTGTAGTGAATTATGTACGAGCAACAACTTTACTAATAATTTGCTCCACATAAATTTAACAATCATTACATAGATCTCACAAAGTAACATATAAAGGACACACTCTGCAAGAAAGCAAATGCTGTCATTTTCAGGCTTCATGCTCATTGTATCATCACATGATCATGTAAAAAGTATGCTCTACCTGAAGCAGAGTCACTCACCCCTGATTATAGAGTAGTCCTGTGGCCATACACAGCTTGGTTCTCGCAATGTCTTAAAATTGACTATGAGGTAACCTGTTTCTTGTTAGGCTGTCTCtctcgcttttctttttttttatgtcactTTTATTTCTTTCAGTACAGGTTCCCCGTGATGCAGAGACCTTGAATAACTTTGAATGTCATCTTTAGAGCCCAGATTATTAGGCATgaaaaacctttttttttttgggtggCTATAAATTTAAAGGTGCTAAGAATCCTGATTTTAAATCCTAAATGTCCTAAATCCTAGAAATCCTAAAAATGTCACTATGGGCAGGTCATTATTTTTTCATCTGTAGCACTGAATACGCAAAGAGAAAGTGAAGAAGTCACTTCTATCCCCGGGGGCATCACCATAACTGGGAGTTGTTAGTGTTTtagtgttgggggggggggggtctggataaatcactgttcTAGGTTGCGACAAAGCCGTTACGAGAGGTGCCTATATTTTTAATAATGACCCATGAGACGCTACAGTGCTGGAACGGAGAAATAACAAAGCTGTATCGAGTAATCAATTTTCAATTCACAGCTTACATGTCAATACTTTTTGGATACTTGCTTCATTTAAACAATCAAGGATTTCAAAAGGACGTCCGATGTGACCCATGTCAATTTCGCCTGGACAATGGAGTTTTACTACCGCTTTAGGGTCATCATAGGTATTTTTCAATGTTTACTTTGAGCTTTAGGCATCTTTCACAAAATAGGCACTAATGCCACAATAGGCACTTATAGGCACTATTAAATCAATACAGGATGTTCCTCAGCACCCATCTGGTGCTCCTATATCAAAAAGGCAGTATTAGAACCACACGAAAAAAATAGGCATTTGCCGAGGAATCTGGGCTCTAATCATCAACAACATGCGAAAGCTCTGTAAGATTAAAATTATAGTACAAAGTGAGACAGCAAAACAAATACCATAGTGCAGCATACGTTGGTGTTGTAAGACAAGTAAAGCAATTTCATTGTTGTGATGTATTTGCAATCACACTTGATGCAAGGTGGTTAGGCAAAGCATTTAAAGCATATTGCATGGGGAAGAATTTTTACTGGAATGCTGGGCTTGCAATTACTAGGCATTACATATCATCCTCTATTTGTAGTAATTGAACATACTATTTTGCAGGAAAATGCCAATGCCACAGTGACCAAAGCTATAGTGCTGCTGCTACTGCCGCTAATTTTATGTGTTCACCTCCTGAGCTCTGTTAATGTGCTAAACTGAACTTGTGTTTGCAATAGGTGGGATCAGTTGACTTATCCCATTTTCACTTTATTTATTgcaatgaaatctgcataccagtatgtacctacCAAGAAAAATTTAGGACCGCATTGCAATTTATTGCCCTGCTACAGGACGGTAAGAAACAAGAAATCCATGTGTGTAATGGGACACATAATCAGAGCAGGCCCTTTTTTTACGCACTCGTGCAAATGGAGTAGCCTACAAGAACTTATGCTGGCCATCTAGGTCATTATTTTCAAAATTGTGCTCACTTAGCAGCACAATAAGTTCAATCCCTGCTATCCCGCCACACAAGGGTGATTTCACCCTACCTCTAGCTGACATCACCATCAAGGTCAGAGTGAAAAAGGAGATAGGTCATGCCTGTGGATTTTGCTCGATCTCTGCAAAGTCACACACCCGAAATGACGCTATCAGTACATGCATGTAGAGCATACATCTTACATACATGTTAcaccttttgtttttttttattattccagGAAAACCAGCTGCAATTACTTGAACAAACGTTCACTTGGTTtcctcggtttgggattttatTACTTAGCCCCATGCTGCACATAGAGGTTCAATTATCAACATACATAAGTTTTGTGTTGGGAAGCAGATCAACATAAGCAATGTAGTATGCGCCTTTCAATTGGCTAGCGGAAGCAGGTTTGTGGCTTGACCAAGAGAAATGATTTTGGGACATGGTTTTGCCATTTCCTCTCAAGATCAAGTGCAAGCTTATTAACATTGGAACATCATTTTGACGTTGCCTCCCATGAGAGGTATTCAATGATTCCTATTTGTTTTGAGGTTCTACTGATGTATATCTACATGTATATAGTGATCACGGACACATAAAGGGTTATAGGAATGGTTATTTCTTAATTCCTTGAGAAGCATCATCTGCACTAGTATTGGCATGCCATTATGTCAACGATCTTGTCTTCTTGCAGAAATGTTGCAAGAACTTTGCAACATCACATTACAGACGTGATTACATAACACAAATTTCAAACTTCTGCATGATTTCTGTTCAAATGTCTGGTTCCAGTTTCCGACCTGTCACAACTGAGCGTGTTCCGCCATTCTATTGTCAATACCTTCTTTGTTTGGTAACATATGGCAGCTTACAGAGAAAGTAATCAGGCAGATTACTTTCAGGGAGAATAGGGCCCATGGTCTCATGGCAGAAAGGTACAGAGATACAAAAAGAACAACATGACACATAGACGTGCTCatagaaacacacacacagttatGCACATATGCACACTTTGCTGCAGTCATTTCTTGTCCATCATAGTTAGTTGTTAAAATATACAATGCTTCGAGGATGGCACACATCCACACAAAGTCAACTATATACCTCGGCAGAATGtactcatgagcatgctcacaCACACAATGTTGCAAATGAGTTGAGCAGTGGAGCTGAGCAGGGAGTAAACAAATGATGAACTGAACGAGAATTGAGTAAGTAAGTAAGTCAGCAAACAAGCAGCTGAGCTGAGATAACTGATCATGAATGAGCAGAAGTCACAAATGATAACGTTGGTCATACCTGGCCTGTGGTCAtaacttgtgattactgttagTGTGTCACACGGATCCAGAACATATTGCAGATGCTTTTGGTACACAGCAAAAATCATACATTTCCCGTCCTGGCACATGATCATGCTTGGGCGAAGTCTTGAAGCCTGACTGCTGTTCATTTCACTGATTTACCTGACTGCCTACATGCCAACTGTTGATGAGTACAGCTAAACAATTGTCCTCTAAAACCTGCTGTACTGTGACTCCAACACAGCTCTCATCTCTGGCCTGTCCCCATAGCTGCTGCTTCTGGTAGGCAGTGACACCTCTACCAGAGCATCTCTTGCTTTTTTGAAGGATGGGTAGCGAGCGATGCGGTCAAAAACAGCAGACTTCAGGTCACTGACATAGCctgccaaatataaaaatggTTAGATCAATGAATAAATTATTCCACCCTTTGTACTTCTGAGAGCACCCAAATATAAACTTGCTTTGTAATTTCCTTGCAATTTCCTTGCAAGTTAAAGCAATAACTTCTTCAATATTACCATGACTTTGTGGTGGTCATGCAAGAGACGAGATCAGCAGTGCAAAGACTTTGTAGTGGTGGCCTGTATTGTTTTATGCGCATCATAGACTCAAGACAATGTTGCCACACATAGGTTACAGTAGCTTTCCTGCATTCCCCATGGTCTGTTTGGCGTCACTTACTGTATGTGGCATCCTCCTTCACAGGAACAGCGATCCACCCTTTCCGCACCTTTGATGGCTTCAGCCGGTGCTTCACAGCACCATCTCTGAGAAGGGCAACACGATCTGCATTGGCATTATAGTGGAGTGCTGCCAGAGCAGTCCTATGAGCAAAGAGATAAATGCAGCACTGATGAGTATGATCACAAACATGTGTTACAGTAAGACAAGCTCCCTTTGCAACACATCAACACATCAGGGCATCATGTGACTGTGATATCATGATTCTGATAATTTATAGTTTTGTACACGTATTGTTCCCTCTCTCTGGGATGATGTACATCTAAAGCCACGAGTTTGGGGGAAATTTTGTTTTTACGCTACACTGGTAACGAACAaacgtaaataaataaaccaaACTGATCACGTCAAACTCGTTAAGTACATGAGTTCCATTAAGTTTCATACCTTGCAACCATCCCTTGATCCGAAAAGCTGTACGATTTAGGCGCAAAGTGGATCAGGACAGCATGGAATGTTTCCAAACCAAATGTCTGCTGCGCTGATGAGAGCTGGGGAATGTCTTTCAGCAGGAGCTTTGCCAACAGAATGTCGTGGAGCTTCTTGTAGGTCTCCGTCCCTAAGCACAATTTTTATTGTGAAAGTAGCTTTTCAAAATTTTCTTTTATGTCTTTGAATCGTAATAATTCCATAATTATAAGCCTTCCTTCGACTCGCACCATTGTGTTACAATTTAGTTATTCTTGTTGAGCTTCTGTATCGTTAATGTACGGATAGATCAGTGAAGGAAAACTTAATATTGACAGGTCCCAAAAAATTAATAGAAAAACTGGAAGCTCTTTGTATTTGAGTCTCAGGTGAAATCATGCAAAATATTACCTTCCTCAAGCCATCTTCGTTCGCCCAAATCACCATGGAAGCAGGCAGGGTGCAGGCTATTTGGGTGGGTGTGTACATTGATGACGTGCCGCATGATCGTCGTCCACTTAGCAAGCAAAAGATCGCCACTGTCACTGGTGCGCGCACACCAATATAGGTGGCGGATTATGCTTTCGCACCACAGTCGAAGAACTTGGTGCTTCTTAGATTGTGATGCTGCAGCGATCTTTTTCTTGATGCCTGCATAGCAACAGCAATGATGATAATGTAATATCGAATATCAGTTCCATACACAGTGTTCTCAGCATCTAACCTTTTGCAACGTGCCACACATCAAAACGATGGCTGGTACTCGGGTGCTTGTCCCTCAGAAAGGTTTTCACCTGTGAGTGCCTGTCAGTGACCAGTGTGCTGACGACCAACCCTTTAGCTGTCAAGTAGTCAAGGCAAAGCTCGAGCCCCCTCTGTTCCATGCAGTAGCTAGAAGACACGGTTGTTGCCTGCAAATGGACTTCACAAGTATATGTTACTGgctacgaaatccacaaagaagaaacTTCTATAGGAAACGTGCCTTAACAACTTCGAACTGTACAATCCTGTTGATTGTGGTCTCCATTATCGTATATGTGCCGTGCAGTGCGGTGTGCCCAGGAGAATCACAACGTGCATCTCCAGCAAGGTGCAGAGGCCTGTCCCCCAGCTTCTCCAGCACTGCTGCCCGTTCTTTATCCCAGACCTGAAGAAGTTTATGGGTGACAACACGCAGTATATAATAGATTATTTCTCTCAATGTGTATTCGCAGAAACACAGCATCACTACGTCCCCACaagagtagagccctgcaccatccgcggatggaagcagATTTTGATGaaaatttatcactttctgcggtgtgcgggtCAGATGCGGATGCACgagatcggatgcggatatactgCATGCTGTAAGTTTTccactagcaatttatttgtattgcgcgccgacagcgagcaccggcgaggtagTGTTCCACACGATctagaagtctctccatatcgcgtttgttgaaaggtttacctttggtTGTCATCGTGAGTGTTTCCGTGACaccatggaggcatccgaaatgataccaacattcttccggcggTTTTTACGTGTGCTTCGAAACTTgtggattttgcggatcggatgtggATGTAAACGGTTGTGTACGCAGtggatgcggatcggataacatgtgcgcggatgcgggtcagaTGCGGATGCAAAAAATGTCATCCACGCAGGGCTCTACACTAGAGTGTGGATTTCCTTGAGATATGTAGCAGATATGTCTTTTCTTGAAGAGGTCGTATGCAAAATGGGCAAAAGAATAATTTTCATTGACCTGTGACTGATCAGGAGAATTCTGTGATATGCCAGCTAGCTCCCTGAACATACGTGAAATGGACAATGAGAAGCTCACAGACACCATCACATGTTCAATGACTTTTTCAGCCCAGACATGTGCTGTGTACCGTTATCGAAGGACATGCAGTAATCCTAGCACAAAGCACACATAATTTTCCAGCATAaactcacatcttgtattgCCGGAAATAAATAGCACTTCTGGTAGAGGAAGTACTGACTCCGGTGTATATGAGCAAGGCCCATGATGTCGAACAGGCGCAGTGACTTGGTGATGCTGCTACCAGAGAAAAGGATTGCCGAGCACATTGCGATATTGCCCACAGGTTTCTCATGAACAAGTGGCTGGCTGTTCCACTGGTTCCTGTGGCCATTCTCGCAAGTGATTGTGGCTCTTGCAAGCGTTCCCATTGTTGTGAGCTGCACGTTTGTGAGTGATGATGAACACACGGTGCACACCTTTAGGAGTTCCATGAGGCTGGAGCGTGCCACGATGAACATGTCGGGCACTGTTGACGGCTGTGCTACGGACCTGAGAGTAACATTTAATGTTAATATCAGGAAAAACTTCAAAAGTGATAGGCCTGTGCATACAACCCCACATTGTAAACAAAACAAGGCTCCAGGAAATGTATCACACCATGCTTCCCTGCCCTGGCTAGTTTATTACAGCATATCTGCTGCATTTCTATTGATAACAGCAAGTGGGGAGTCAGGTGGCAAATCCCATTGCTGTAAAGGAATGTAAGTACTAACTGCTTTCTTGCAGCAGATAATGAAGCACACAGTGAAGGTAAAGAGCATCCTCCCACAATGTATAGTAATACTTACCCATCACCATCCAACTCATCAACAAGATGGCGCGTATGAACCACATCTATTGGCCTGTTAGGGAAGCAATAAACCAAGGGTTGGTGGCAGAAGGTTAGGGAATGTACAGGGGAGTAAAAAAATGTGCACTCACTCTCCATCACTGTCATAGCCTAGCTCTGAGCTCAGTTGATATGATGGGTCATCACACAAAGCCTCTGACCTATATCAGATGGAAGTGAGACATCAGTATGGCCTCATGTACTGATGTATAAAATTAACCACATTTATGTTTTACCAGTGGATTGCCGCTCTATAGCCTTTGTTAGTTTTGTGACACAAAAGTCATCATGATGAACATATGTATTTAGTATGACAAGCCCAACAACGTCAGGCTTTATGAGTGCAATGGAAACAGTACTGACAAAATTTGCATAACTGCACCGTTAATTACCTGGGCTCCCCCTCAAAACTGACAATATCAGCCGTGTCATCATGCCCTGGTGATGAAAATGTCAATGAAAAAGGTGGGGGCTCCGCAGCAGGTGTTGATGATCTAGGGGGAGCTTGGACACTATCTGATGGCTCAGGGACTTCCACTATGACCAAACGAGGCGGATTCTCTATAGGCTCTGTCTGAGTGGCTGCATCTTGTGCAGGTGGTCTCCGTTGTTTGATTGTGGGGCTTTCCTCAAAGTGACTCTCATCCGTCTGGGTTGCTGCGTCTTTCATTGCATGCCGAGGCCCTATGATTTGGGGACGGAATTGCAGTGAGCCATTTGTAAAGCGAGTGACTAGTTCGACAGTGTGCAAAATACTTTTTCCAGAACTATAATTACTTGGCATATTCCGCTTATACACAAACACCCAGCTATAGTTACATTTTGGGGTTTGGGGTAGAAATTGTTAAACATGCAAGGGTGAAATGAACACTATACGTTTGACGGCCAGAATGCAAAATGTATTGTAGTCGGTCCAAGATGTTCAATGGGTCTTTGGAAAGTTGCAAACCTAATGATGCAGTATCAACAGAAATTGAGCAACCTCTGTCACTACCTGAGGATGCGGAGTAATGCACACCAGACTCTGGGGAAGCAGGTGGAGAGGGTTGCGGTACACCTtggaaaaagagagaaacaaaaCACATCAGTGCACGCTGGCTTTGTCTCTTCTGTATATTTTTCCTTTATGTTCCGTCAACTGAACTAATTAAACACAGCACAGATTTCCACGTACGGCTTATGCAGTTCACCTGCGATCTTGACTACGCCACGGGAAAACTTATGAGTGTCACTTCGGCAGTGAGCGCGTAATTTGAGGAAATGTGCCGATAACAAATATTGCGGCTCAATACGTATTTTCATATTTTTACAAAGCAGAAAATTGACCTTCACCGTACTCACTTGTCTCTTCAAAAGGAAGTGACACTGCACCGCGGCCTTGCTCCTGCGCATCAATAAAAGAAGTGGAGCAAACAATATATGAACAAAGTTACATGATCAGGAAAGTTAGGGACTTACGTTGTCGTAGCTCGAAGTTGATGGTGCGTTGATATCAACGGGGAGATCACTGAAAACTGAAGGTACGGCGTCAGATCTCAAAGTGTGGCTCCGTCTTTTTCCTGGACGAGATATGCCGAGCTCCCTCTGAAGTCTGTCAGACTCTTCGAAGCAATCCGCGGTAAAGTGTTCGGAACAGAGGGTACTTGATTTGTAGAACTGCCATCCCGGGCGACGAACCTTCGCGATCCATAGTTGTCTTAGACGCTCGCACTttggaaaaccgaaaaacgaTACTCCTGTTGTGTTCTCTCTGTTGTTCTTGCAGTGAACAAAACAACACCTGTGTCCTCCCATTGCCACAAATGCGTTCAGCGACGTCGAAGTAGCAAAAAGGTGGCACGTTGAAATACTGAAAGTACGAAATGCCACTGGCGACTGCTAGACAGGCGACAGCTAGACGCGCGACAGGCGTCCGAGACAAGGCGGAGCAGACACCGGAACTCGACACCGGTGACGTCGTCAGTGATCAGAGTGCGGCTTTCAATCGGGGGTAGTGTCCAAAGTTCAAAATTCAATAAAAAATTCCCGGAGCCGAATCCAAAGGAAAGCTTTCGCATAGTGGCTCCTGGGAACATAAGAAATCTTATAACAACGCCCACAAACTTTGCATGATAGCCTccagacagtccctttaaggaagtgttcaacagcagagagaccttcgtcattgggaatgttagtgtaaagcgaaacgacatccattgttgccaacaaaatgtcagcatggttactgaaatggtcatggacagcgttaattttggaaaggaaatcgtttgtgtctttgacaaaggatgggagaaggggtgggatgtgtttgatgcagtggtcagcaactaaggataatttctctgtcggtgtgtttattcctgaaataatgggtctcccagggttattgggtttatgaactttgatcaaaagataaaaattacctggtgtgacgttcttaggacgcaagaatttggaaatatgggacgggataagtttactagtgacgagttcatcaattttcttattaataagaacacaaaaggaagaggTTGGATCCTCATCGATAGCTCTGTAGAATGAGCGGTCACTCAACTGCCTGTCTGCTTCCGCGATGTAGTCGGACGTATTA includes these proteins:
- the LOC135372250 gene encoding uncharacterized protein LOC135372250, whose product is MEQRGLELCLDYLTAKGLVVSTLVTDRHSQVKTFLRDKHPSTSHRFDVWHVAKGIKKKIAAASQSKKHQVLRLWCESIIRHLYWCARTSDSGDLLLAKWTTIMRHVINVHTHPNSLHPACFHGDLGERRWLEEGTETYKKLHDILLAKLLLKDIPQLSSAQQTFGLETFHAVLIHFAPKSYSFSDQGMVARTALAALHYNANADRVALLRDGAVKHRLKPSKVRKGWIAVPVKEDATYSYVSDLKSAVFDRIARYPSFKKARDALVEVSLPTRSSSYGDRPEMRAVLESQYSRF